A part of Antechinus flavipes isolate AdamAnt ecotype Samford, QLD, Australia chromosome 6, AdamAnt_v2, whole genome shotgun sequence genomic DNA contains:
- the LOC127540359 gene encoding olfactory receptor 5AK2-like: MTQRNGTTVTEFILLGFLVQQEVQYALFLGFLIIYLTSVIGNAGMILLINIDSRLHTPMYFFLQHLSFVDLCYTSAITPKMLLNFLVSDKSISFSGCVLQLEVYGTFAVTECYLLAAMAIDRYVAICKPLRYPVIMSRRICFQLVAGSYFMGSVTASSQIAFLFSLSFCNFNVINHFFCDAPPLLALSCSTVDVNIMMLIIISGLTVSTIMIVVFFSYMNILSAILKMNSATGRYKAFSTCASHLTAVTILYGTLLYMYLQPSSSESQENNKIASVFYGVIIPLLNPLIYSLRNKAVKEAAKLLGKCCS; this comes from the coding sequence ATGACCCAAAGAAATGGTACCACAGTGACTGAATTCATTCTGCTAGGGTTTTTGGTTCAGCAAGAGGTACAGTACGCTCTTTTCCTTGGGTTCCTCATCATCTACTTAACATCTGTAATAGGCAATGCTGGCATGATCCTACTCATCAACATCGATTCCCGCCTTCACACCCCAATGTACTTTTTCCTTCAACATTTGTCCTTCGTTGACCTGTGCTATACCTCTGCTATCACTCCCAAAATGCTACTAAACTTCCTGGTATCTGACAAATCAATCTCATTCTCAGGATGTGTGTTACAATTGGAGGTTTATGGAACATTTGCCGTCACCGAATGTTATCTTCTCGCTGCCATGGCCATAGATCGATATGTGGCCATCTGTAAACCTCTACGTTATCCAGTGATCATGTCCCGAAGAATCTGCTTCCAGCTGGTGGCTGGATCCTATTTCATGGGTTCTGTGACTGCCTCCAGTCAGAttgcctttctcttttccctttccttctgtaACTTCAATGTAATCAATCACTTTTTCTGTGATGCTCCACCACTCCTTGCCCTTTCCTGTTCCACAGTTGATGTGAATATCATGATGCTAATTATCATTTCAGGGCTCACGGTATCAACCATTATGATTGTTGTCTTCTTCTCTTATATGAACATCCTGTCTGCCATCTTGAAAATGAACTCTGCCACAGGGAGATACAAGGCTTTCTCTACTTGTGCTTCCCACTTGACAGCTGTCACCATTTTATATGGGACtcttctttacatgtatttgcaGCCTTCTTCCAGTGAGTCTCAGGAGAACAATAAAATAGCCTCTGTATTTTATGGGGTCATCATCCCCTTGCTGAACCCTCTAATCTACAGCTTAAGAAATAAGGCTGTCAAAGAGGCAGCAAAACTTCTGGGGAAATGTTGTTCATGA